The genomic DNA GTCCGTTCTTAATAAGTGGGTTATTGATAATATTGACGCCTCAATTGGGTCCATTGGTGTTAGAAAAAACAGTGCCCTTAGCGCTTGTTGGCCTCTTTGCGGTAGCTTACCGAATCCCTTCTGCGTTATATCAAGTGCCGGGAGTTATCGCGGGGGCATTTTACCCTTTGTTATTTAAGAATTATAACCAAGGCAAGCTGGAGGAGCACACCCGCTTAAATGTCCTGCAAATGAAAATGATGTCCTATATTGGAATCTGTATATCGGTCTCCTTATTCTATTTGGCCGAATACTTCATCACGATTTTATTTGGCGCTGGATGGCGTTCGGCGGTTCAGCCTTTAAAAATATTGTCTTTTATTATTGTCTTGCAAGGATTCAATATTGCCATTGCTGACGGTCTCACAACTAGAGGATTACAGAATCGCCGTACGATTGTGCAGTTTATAGCCATTATGATTGGTTTAATGGCCCTTTATTATTTAAGTGTTGGCTATGGGGTGGCGGGTGCTGCCGTGGCGGTTTTAACGATGGAAATTTCGGCACTTATTGGATATGTCCTAGCCCATCCAATAAGGAAAGTGGTGTTAAGGAAGGTTATCCTTCCATATGGCTCCTATTTTTTTGTAGGTTTTATCTTTTCGTACTACTTTCTATCGGAATCCTTTTTTCTGGCAATGTTATCGGCCATCACTTTAGTGTCTACAATGATTGTCCTATTTGATAAGTCGATTCAAGGTGTAATCGTAGACTTTTTCAAGCAGAAAAGGCGGAGGGAAATCCCAGATTTCATAAAAAAGTAGACAAAAGGAGGATGAAGAGATTGCAAGTGAACAGCAACCACTTTATGTGGCCAGTCCTCCTCCTGTTCTTCTTTATTACGCTTAGTAAATATAATATCTATATTGGTTTTTCTTTGAAAATATATATGATTTTTCTGGTCGTTTTCTTTTGTATATATTTCAGGGATTTTTACTTTCGCACATTTTACCATTATGAAATTTGCCTGTTGTGCTTTTATTTTACCTATTGCTTAAGTGGTGCCTTTTCACAGTACTCAGAGGCAAGCATTCGGGCCGTTTTAGGTGTAATGCTCATAATTGGCTGTTATTTTATCATGCGATTTATAGTAGAACAAGCTTCGATTGCTACGATTGAAACCGCTATTGCTACTGTTGGGATTGTGTTCAACGCCGCCAGTTTGTTATTGTACGTAATCGGTTTACAGGTGACGGGAGGATCGTCTGAAGGCGTTGAAATTATTTCTTATGGATTATTAGTAGATCGAGACTACCCAAGGCTAATCGGCTTACTTGATGATCCGAATATTTTCATATTCTTTAACACCTTGTTTTTTTCCTATTATGTAACGCATTTAAAGGGAGTTAAGCATTCCATTGGCTTCATCTTATGCGTCATCACCTCGCTCCTTACTTTTTCAAGGGGAGGGATTGTTGCGCTCGTCCTCGTTGTCGTTTTGTATATGATGTTAGCGAGTATATCGAAGAAGCTAAAAATGATTATGGTTTCTCTGTTATGCCTCGTTGTTCTGTATGTCGTAGGTTCTTTCAGTCAATTGGATGTTAATCAGATTATTACGAGTCGCATTACCGACTTTTCTACTGACGGAGGAAGTGGTCGATTTGAATTATGGGGACAAGCCCTCACTTATTTTATGGACCGTCCTATTCTCGGAATTGGTGCTTTTAACTTTTCCGATTACTACGCATTTGATCATAATGAAAAACTATATGTTCATAATACGTACTTAGAGGTTTTGGTAGAGTCGGGGATGATTGGTTTTCTTTTTTACTTTTCCTTTCTAGTGATGTTAGCGATCACCTTGTTTAGGACTCGGTTACATAAAGAAAAACCATATATTATTCTTACATTTTTCGCTTTTTTATTACAGATGGTTTCTTTATCCCTAATGATTAATGAAGCTTTTTTTGTTTTCTTAGCGCTGGCTTTAAAATATATTGCTGTATTTGAAAGAGAAGGAGCTGAATTTTATGAAATGCAACGAAAAGGATAGCATGCCCTTGGTTTCCGTCATTACGCCCTCGTATAACTGCTCGGCTTTTATAAAAGAGACCGTTGAATCAGTCTTGTCTCAATCGTATCCGCATTGGGAAATGATCATTGTGGACGATAAGTCAAAGGACGACTCAGTCTATGTCATTCAACAATATGTAGCAGAGGATCAGCGGATTAAATTGATTCCCTTATCTCAAAACATCGGAGCTGCTGGAGCTCGAAATGTAGCGATACAACAGGCTAAAGGGGATTATATTGCGTTTCTTGATAGCGATGATCTGTGGCTACCTACTAAATTAGAAGAACAAGTATCTTTTATGCAAAAAGGCAATCTTGCTTTTTCTTTTACTTCTTATTCTTTGATTAGTGAGGAAGGCACTCATATGGATATTGAAGTAACGGCGCCCCCAATCGTAGATTATAAGTATTTGATCGGAAATACAACGATTGGTTGTTTAACGGTGATGCTAGATCGGCAGCAAATTCAGCGAATTGAAATGCCCATTACGCAACCCGAAGATACTGCCTTATGGCTGTCGTTACTCAAGCAAGGGCATCAAGCGTATGGCTTACAAAAGGTGTTAGCCAACTATCGCATTGTTCGTAACTCTACTTCACGAAATAAAGTAAAGGCTGCCTATCGCTATTGGAAACTTTTACGAAGCCAAGAAAAGTTAAGCCTTATAAAAGTGAACTTTTATTTTAGTAAATATGCTTATCATGCATACAATAAAAACAGAGTGAAATCGAGCTAGCGCATGAATAATGTT from Sporosarcina sp. FSL K6-1522 includes the following:
- a CDS encoding oligosaccharide flippase family protein, which produces MKNSITKNVVHLFYSTMLANILNATTLILLANYFNAKNYGMFSVALALAMIMSFFTDIGLSNTFLREGSKSGKLIATFSSYIKIRIICVLLVYIAFSVVIHAMYQEPQMLYMMYCLMIPMVMGLTMQGIGISYFQLTERMQFIASIKIFSAFVLIVSTALCMGLQVDVYIAAFLYGFSYFVGGLYSLYLLYKKADIQWGSAFQKQLLTSLSPFLISGLLIILTPQLGPLVLEKTVPLALVGLFAVAYRIPSALYQVPGVIAGAFYPLLFKNYNQGKLEEHTRLNVLQMKMMSYIGICISVSLFYLAEYFITILFGAGWRSAVQPLKILSFIIVLQGFNIAIADGLTTRGLQNRRTIVQFIAIMIGLMALYYLSVGYGVAGAAVAVLTMEISALIGYVLAHPIRKVVLRKVILPYGSYFFVGFIFSYYFLSESFFLAMLSAITLVSTMIVLFDKSIQGVIVDFFKQKRRREIPDFIKK
- a CDS encoding O-antigen ligase family protein; amino-acid sequence: MKRLQVNSNHFMWPVLLLFFFITLSKYNIYIGFSLKIYMIFLVVFFCIYFRDFYFRTFYHYEICLLCFYFTYCLSGAFSQYSEASIRAVLGVMLIIGCYFIMRFIVEQASIATIETAIATVGIVFNAASLLLYVIGLQVTGGSSEGVEIISYGLLVDRDYPRLIGLLDDPNIFIFFNTLFFSYYVTHLKGVKHSIGFILCVITSLLTFSRGGIVALVLVVVLYMMLASISKKLKMIMVSLLCLVVLYVVGSFSQLDVNQIITSRITDFSTDGGSGRFELWGQALTYFMDRPILGIGAFNFSDYYAFDHNEKLYVHNTYLEVLVESGMIGFLFYFSFLVMLAITLFRTRLHKEKPYIILTFFAFLLQMVSLSLMINEAFFVFLALALKYIAVFEREGAEFYEMQRKG
- a CDS encoding glycosyltransferase family 2 protein; the encoded protein is MKCNEKDSMPLVSVITPSYNCSAFIKETVESVLSQSYPHWEMIIVDDKSKDDSVYVIQQYVAEDQRIKLIPLSQNIGAAGARNVAIQQAKGDYIAFLDSDDLWLPTKLEEQVSFMQKGNLAFSFTSYSLISEEGTHMDIEVTAPPIVDYKYLIGNTTIGCLTVMLDRQQIQRIEMPITQPEDTALWLSLLKQGHQAYGLQKVLANYRIVRNSTSRNKVKAAYRYWKLLRSQEKLSLIKVNFYFSKYAYHAYNKNRVKSS